One genomic region from Glaciimonas sp. PAMC28666 encodes:
- the iolB gene encoding 5-deoxy-glucuronate isomerase, translated as MSLLVKGRQEGREIVAVTPESAGWSYVGFAAYRLVKDEEFSFYTGGREMCIVILRGIVSVEVGKTVWSEIGKRDSVFERVSPYSVYVPHRQAVCITAHGDVEIAVCSAPGNGDFSARLIEPASAVRSIRGQGSNTRYVCDILPQSAPADHLLIVEVITPGGHSSSYPPHKHDTDNIPDESALEETYYHRINPSQGFAFQRVYTDDRSLDESMAVENHDVVMVPKGYHPVVAPHGYDCYYLNVMAGSRRSWHFKNDPAHDWLMRR; from the coding sequence ATGAGTTTGTTAGTGAAAGGCCGGCAGGAAGGTCGCGAGATTGTGGCCGTCACACCGGAATCTGCGGGTTGGAGCTACGTGGGTTTCGCAGCCTATCGGTTGGTAAAAGACGAGGAATTTAGTTTCTATACCGGCGGGCGCGAAATGTGTATTGTTATTTTGCGTGGGATCGTCAGTGTTGAAGTGGGAAAAACGGTTTGGTCTGAGATTGGCAAGCGCGATAGCGTGTTTGAACGAGTTTCACCCTATTCGGTATATGTACCGCATAGGCAGGCGGTGTGCATTACTGCGCATGGTGACGTAGAAATCGCCGTTTGCAGCGCACCTGGAAACGGCGATTTTAGCGCACGCCTGATCGAACCGGCCAGCGCGGTCCGTTCAATCAGAGGGCAGGGGAGCAATACCCGCTATGTGTGCGATATCCTTCCGCAAAGTGCGCCAGCCGATCATTTATTGATCGTCGAGGTGATAACGCCCGGCGGCCATTCATCGAGCTATCCGCCGCATAAGCACGATACTGATAACATCCCTGATGAGAGCGCGCTGGAAGAAACTTATTACCATCGTATAAACCCCTCACAAGGGTTTGCTTTCCAGCGCGTCTACACGGATGACCGCTCGCTGGATGAATCAATGGCCGTCGAAAATCACGATGTGGTCATGGTGCCAAAGGGGTATCATCCAGTCGTTGCGCCGCACGGCTATGATTGTTATTACCTCAATGTAATGGCTGGCTCCAGGCGCTCCTGGCATTTTAAAAATGATCCTGCGCATGATTGGTTGATGCGGCGATAA
- the iolE gene encoding myo-inosose-2 dehydratase, with protein sequence MSKQFNVKIGINPISWMNDDLPSLGGETPLEVALSEGAQIGYRGFELGNKFPKEPAALAAVLGKYALECVSGWYSGRLATGSVKDEIAAVGPHLRLLAENGAKVMVYGEVANAIQGQPEPLYKRPQFNSAQQWQEYADKLTDFANFTLSHGVRLSYHHHMGAYVETATDIDRLMALTGDSVGLLFDSGHIAFAGGDPVLVLRKHINRVSHVHCKDIRPGVVKLARNGNWSFLQAVINGAFTVPGDGAIDFETLLMTLYQHDYQGWLVVEAEQDPAVAPSYQYAEMGYRHLAALVQGIERGSSGSSGSSGRNTDLKETA encoded by the coding sequence GTGAGTAAACAATTCAACGTCAAAATTGGGATCAATCCAATCTCGTGGATGAATGACGATCTGCCGTCACTGGGGGGCGAGACGCCCTTGGAGGTTGCGCTGTCAGAGGGGGCTCAAATCGGCTATCGCGGGTTTGAGCTGGGGAATAAATTTCCCAAGGAGCCAGCGGCGCTGGCGGCTGTTCTCGGCAAGTATGCATTGGAGTGCGTCTCCGGCTGGTATTCAGGGCGATTGGCGACTGGCTCGGTAAAGGACGAGATTGCTGCGGTTGGGCCGCACTTGCGTTTGTTGGCTGAAAACGGCGCCAAAGTAATGGTGTATGGCGAGGTTGCTAATGCGATACAGGGTCAGCCGGAACCACTATACAAGCGGCCACAGTTTAATAGCGCTCAGCAATGGCAGGAATATGCAGACAAGCTCACTGACTTTGCTAACTTCACTCTGTCCCATGGCGTGCGGTTGTCTTACCATCATCACATGGGCGCATACGTGGAGACGGCTACGGATATAGATCGGTTGATGGCACTCACCGGCGACTCAGTAGGATTATTATTTGATAGCGGTCATATCGCGTTCGCTGGTGGCGATCCGGTACTGGTTTTAAGAAAGCATATTAACCGTGTGTCCCACGTGCATTGCAAAGATATACGTCCAGGCGTCGTGAAGTTGGCGCGCAACGGTAATTGGAGTTTCCTGCAGGCAGTGATTAACGGCGCATTTACCGTTCCGGGTGATGGTGCAATTGATTTTGAAACATTGCTAATGACGCTTTACCAACATGACTACCAAGGTTGGCTGGTGGTCGAAGCCGAGCAGGACCCGGCCGTAGCGCCAAGTTATCAATACGCAGAAATGGGCTACCGACATCTGGCGGCATTGGTGCAAGGAATCGAGCGCGGTAGTAGCGGTAGTAGCGGTAGTAGCGGTAGGAATACGGACCTGAAGGAGACGGCATGA
- the iolD gene encoding 3D-(3,5/4)-trihydroxycyclohexane-1,2-dione acylhydrolase (decyclizing) translates to MSNGSGTIRLTMAQALVRYLAALRVTVEGSELQNASAISAIGETREEPLFGGVFAIFGHGNVAGLGEALYQHRDALPTYRAHNEQAMAHAAIAYAKANMRRRMMAVTSSIGPGATNLLTAAALAHVNRLPVLLLPGDIFVSRRPDPVLQQLENFQDGSVSVNDAFKPLSRYFDRIYYPEQLLTALPRAIQVLTDAAQCGPVTLALPQDVQTMAYDYPLAFFRPKPVKFHAQPPSEEALQEAMALLKNARQPLIVAGGGVLYGNATEALRKFTETHGVPVAETQAGKGALAWDHPLQLGALGVTGSPAANALADHADVVIAIGSRLQDFTTGSHSLFAQAKLVSINVNSGDAMKWHATGLLCDAGLGLTALSEGLKDWRASDAWTVEANEQAQFWRATVNGITNRRELPLPALPYDGEVIGAVQRSGKTSPVTDIVVCAAGTLPAELHKLWRTAIPGGYHVEYGYSCMGYEIAGALGVKLAKPDREVIVMIGDGSYLMMNSEIATSVMLDKKLIIVVLDNRGYGCINRLQQACGGAPFNNMLEDCLQGALGAPRIDFAMHARSLGALSENVSTIPELEAAMERARTADRTYLVCIDTDPKRTTEDGGCWWEVAVPEVSARTSVQIAREQYELAQLNQKL, encoded by the coding sequence ATGAGCAACGGAAGCGGCACAATTCGCCTGACGATGGCGCAGGCGCTGGTGCGCTATCTTGCAGCGTTGCGCGTGACGGTCGAGGGAAGTGAGCTTCAGAATGCGAGCGCGATCAGCGCCATCGGCGAGACCCGCGAAGAACCACTCTTTGGTGGTGTTTTTGCCATTTTCGGCCACGGCAACGTGGCCGGATTAGGAGAGGCGCTGTATCAGCATCGGGATGCGTTACCAACCTATCGGGCACATAACGAGCAGGCGATGGCGCATGCCGCCATTGCCTACGCCAAAGCCAATATGCGGCGCCGCATGATGGCGGTGACCAGTTCGATCGGTCCCGGTGCGACCAATTTGCTTACGGCGGCAGCATTGGCGCATGTGAACCGTTTGCCGGTGCTATTACTGCCTGGAGATATTTTTGTATCGCGTCGACCCGATCCGGTGCTACAACAACTTGAAAATTTTCAAGATGGCAGCGTATCCGTGAACGATGCGTTTAAGCCGCTATCGCGCTATTTTGATCGCATTTATTATCCTGAGCAATTATTGACTGCTTTGCCGCGCGCGATTCAAGTGCTGACCGATGCAGCACAATGCGGGCCGGTCACATTGGCGTTGCCGCAAGATGTGCAGACCATGGCGTACGACTATCCGTTAGCTTTTTTTAGACCAAAACCGGTAAAGTTTCACGCACAACCGCCGTCCGAGGAGGCATTGCAGGAGGCTATGGCGTTGTTGAAAAATGCCAGGCAACCGCTCATCGTCGCCGGCGGTGGCGTTTTGTACGGCAACGCGACGGAGGCGCTGCGCAAATTTACCGAGACCCATGGCGTGCCGGTGGCTGAAACGCAGGCCGGTAAGGGGGCACTGGCTTGGGATCATCCGCTACAACTCGGTGCGTTGGGCGTAACCGGCTCACCTGCAGCAAACGCTTTGGCGGATCATGCCGACGTCGTCATTGCAATTGGCAGCCGCTTACAGGATTTTACGACCGGATCGCATTCATTATTTGCACAAGCAAAGCTAGTGAGCATTAATGTTAATTCAGGCGATGCCATGAAATGGCACGCAACCGGCCTCTTGTGTGATGCCGGTTTGGGATTAACGGCTTTGTCTGAGGGACTTAAGGACTGGCGTGCCAGCGATGCGTGGACGGTAGAGGCGAACGAGCAAGCGCAGTTTTGGCGTGCCACAGTAAACGGCATCACCAATCGGCGTGAATTACCGCTGCCTGCACTACCTTACGATGGAGAAGTGATCGGTGCAGTGCAACGCTCTGGCAAGACCTCACCGGTAACCGATATCGTGGTGTGTGCCGCCGGCACATTGCCGGCTGAACTTCACAAGCTCTGGCGCACCGCAATCCCCGGCGGCTATCACGTCGAATATGGTTATTCCTGCATGGGGTACGAGATTGCAGGGGCGTTGGGTGTCAAATTGGCTAAGCCTGACCGCGAGGTTATTGTCATGATCGGTGACGGTAGTTACTTGATGATGAATTCCGAAATTGCGACATCGGTGATGCTGGACAAAAAGTTGATCATTGTGGTCCTCGACAATCGCGGTTACGGTTGCATCAATCGTCTGCAGCAAGCGTGCGGCGGCGCGCCGTTTAACAACATGCTGGAAGATTGCTTGCAAGGCGCGCTGGGTGCGCCGCGCATCGACTTTGCGATGCACGCCAGATCGTTAGGCGCTTTGTCTGAAAATGTCAGCACCATTCCAGAACTGGAAGCGGCAATGGAACGTGCGCGTACTGCCGACCGCACTTACCTGGTCTGCATCGATACCGATCCAAAGCGCACCACAGAGGACGGCGGCTGTTGGTGGGAGGTTGCGGTGCCAGAGGTCTCGGCACGAACCTCTGTACAAATAGCCCGTGAGCAATACGAGTTGGCACAACTGAACCAGAAACTCTGA